The following are from one region of the Gossypium hirsutum isolate 1008001.06 chromosome D03, Gossypium_hirsutum_v2.1, whole genome shotgun sequence genome:
- the LOC107950520 gene encoding homeobox-leucine zipper protein HAT22, whose product MGVDDSCNTGLVLSLGFSSTLQTPSKPYNKNPSFLKLEPNDEPSLTLALSGVAGGVKPASPLSCVSSFSSGNKPKRERELSSDEDEERTVNGRKKLRLSKEQSSLLEESFKQHSTLNPKQKQALARQLNLKPRQVEVWFQNRRARTKLKQTEVDCEFLKKCYETLTDENRRLQKEVQELKALKLAAHPFHMQAATLTICPSCERTAASGGVIDGDGNSKNLFSLASKTHHLYNNPLTNPSAAC is encoded by the exons ATGGGTGTTGATGATTCATGTAATACGGGCCTTGTTCTTAGTTTAGGCTTCTCATCAACCCTACAAACACCATCCAAACCCTACAACAAAAACCCATCTTTTCTCAAGCTTGAACCAAACGATGAACCGTCGTTGACGTTGGCTCTCTCCGGCGTCGCCGGTGGCGTGAAACCAGCTTCGCCTCTTAGCTGTGTTTCTTCGTTTTCAAGTGGTAATAAACCCAAAAGGGAACGAGAACTTAGCAGTGATGAAGATGAAGAACGTACTGTTAATGGAAGAAAGAAACTTCGTCTCTCTAAAGAACAATCTTCCCTTCTTGAAGAAAGCTTTAAACAACACAGCACTCTCAATCCC AAGCAAAAACAAGCATTAGCAAGGCAATTAAACTTGAAACCTAGACAAGTTGAAGTATGGTTTCAAAACAGGAGAGCAAG GACAAAGCTGAAGCAAACTGAAGTGGACtgtgagtttttaaaaaaatgttacgAGACATTAACAGATGAAAACAGGAGACTACAAAAAGAAGTTCAAGAACTCAAAGCACTGAAATTAGCAGCTCATCCGTTTCACATGCAAGCGGCTACCCTCACCATATGTCCGTCTTGTGAAAGAACCGCCGCCTCCGGCGGTGTTATCGACGGCGATGGGAATTCCAAGAACCTATTTTCATTGGCTTCCAAGACTCACCATCTCTATAATAATCCCTTAACCAATCCTTCTGCAGCATGTTGA
- the LOC107950519 gene encoding E3 ubiquitin-protein ligase FANCL isoform X6, whose product MIEEVGWDHLVRAGGDLSFLIFRVLDMKGRVHVMEIQLDKAYPRVPPMDVPYIFNLKWSMNSRLKNLVQQFEKHLEKLQGFWSTLDEIDRSLQIVDSKQASRAIPSRQIHVGNDCFIILFIDINDPRSLPECRFMGLGNTVNSLRKTWKRNVDKWERDKAFLENLECLLNTQLPRLADEETNNHLDECGICYAQYLPIGDELGPQTGSATDYTCENNSCSKAFHSMCLVDWLRSITTTRQSFNVLFGNCPYCSEPIAVKINATKN is encoded by the exons Atg ATAGAAGAGGTCGGATGGGATCATTTGGTGAGGGCGGGAGGAGATCTAAGTTTCCTTATTTTTCGTGTTTT AGATATGAAGGGAAGAGTGCATGTTATGGAAATTCAGTTGGATAAAGCTTATCCTAGAGTTCCTCCAATG GATGTTCCCTATATCTTCAATTTAAAATGGTCAATGAACTCGAGACTGAAAAACTTGGTACAACAGTTTGAGAAG CATCTGGAGAAGCTTCAAGGATTCTGGTCTACCTTGGACGAAATTGACAGGTCTCTTCAGATTGTTGATTCAAAGCAAGCATCTCGTGCCATTCCAAGTCGCCAAATCCACGTAG GAAATGATTGCTTCATCATATTGTTCATCGATATCAATGATCCTAGATCATTACCAGA GTGTCGTTTTATGGGTTTAGGTAATACTGTGAACTCCTTGAGAAAGACATGGAAAAGAAATGTTGATAAATG GGAGAGGGACAAAGCCTTTTTAGAAAATCTTGAGTGTCTTTTGAACACCCAATTGCCAAGGCTTGCTGATGAAGAGACCAATAATCATCTAGATGAATGTGGAATCTGTTATGCTCAATATCTCCCCATTG GTGATGAGCTTGGACCTCAGACTGGAAGTGCAACTGATTACACTTGTGAGAATAACAGTTGTAGTAAGGCTTTCCACAGCATGTGCCTAGTCGACTGGTTGAGGTCGATCACGACAACAAGGCA GTCATTCAATGTTCTGTTTGGAAATTGTCCTTATTgctcagagccaattgcagtgaAAATCAATGCCACAAAGAATTAA
- the LOC107950519 gene encoding E3 ubiquitin-protein ligase FANCL isoform X4 gives MEVNQQARCRELAKSSSFYSTVYSEIEEVGWDHLVRAGGDLSFLIFRVLDMKGRVHVMEIQLDKAYPRVPPMDVPYIFNLKWSMNSRLKNLVQQFEKHLEKLQGFWSTLDEIDRSLQIVDSKQASRAIPSRQIHVGNDCFIILFIDINDPRSLPECRFMGLGNTVNSLRKTWKRNVDKWERDKAFLENLECLLNTQLPRLADEETNNHLDECGICYAQYLPIGDELGPQTGSATDYTCENNSCSKAFHSMCLVDWLRSITTTRQSFNVLFGNCPYCSEPIAVKINATKN, from the exons Atg GAAGTTAATCAACAGGCTAGATGTAGAGAGTTGGCTAAATCGTCCTCATTTTATAGTACAGTTTACTCTGAG ATAGAAGAGGTCGGATGGGATCATTTGGTGAGGGCGGGAGGAGATCTAAGTTTCCTTATTTTTCGTGTTTT AGATATGAAGGGAAGAGTGCATGTTATGGAAATTCAGTTGGATAAAGCTTATCCTAGAGTTCCTCCAATG GATGTTCCCTATATCTTCAATTTAAAATGGTCAATGAACTCGAGACTGAAAAACTTGGTACAACAGTTTGAGAAG CATCTGGAGAAGCTTCAAGGATTCTGGTCTACCTTGGACGAAATTGACAGGTCTCTTCAGATTGTTGATTCAAAGCAAGCATCTCGTGCCATTCCAAGTCGCCAAATCCACGTAG GAAATGATTGCTTCATCATATTGTTCATCGATATCAATGATCCTAGATCATTACCAGA GTGTCGTTTTATGGGTTTAGGTAATACTGTGAACTCCTTGAGAAAGACATGGAAAAGAAATGTTGATAAATG GGAGAGGGACAAAGCCTTTTTAGAAAATCTTGAGTGTCTTTTGAACACCCAATTGCCAAGGCTTGCTGATGAAGAGACCAATAATCATCTAGATGAATGTGGAATCTGTTATGCTCAATATCTCCCCATTG GTGATGAGCTTGGACCTCAGACTGGAAGTGCAACTGATTACACTTGTGAGAATAACAGTTGTAGTAAGGCTTTCCACAGCATGTGCCTAGTCGACTGGTTGAGGTCGATCACGACAACAAGGCA GTCATTCAATGTTCTGTTTGGAAATTGTCCTTATTgctcagagccaattgcagtgaAAATCAATGCCACAAAGAATTAA
- the LOC107950519 gene encoding E3 ubiquitin-protein ligase FANCL isoform X5, with protein sequence MIEEVGWDHLVRAGGDLSFLIFRVLDMKGRVHVMEIQLDKAYPRVPPMVSADVPYIFNLKWSMNSRLKNLVQQFEKHLEKLQGFWSTLDEIDRSLQIVDSKQASRAIPSRQIHVGLTIWYSGNDCFIILFIDINDPRSLPECRFMGLGNTVNSLRKTWKRNVDKWERDKAFLENLECLLNTQLPRLADEETNNHLDECGICYAQYLPIGDELGPQTGSATDYTCENNSCSKAFHSMCLVDWLRSITTTRQSFNVLFGNCPYCSEPIAVKINATKN encoded by the exons Atg ATAGAAGAGGTCGGATGGGATCATTTGGTGAGGGCGGGAGGAGATCTAAGTTTCCTTATTTTTCGTGTTTT AGATATGAAGGGAAGAGTGCATGTTATGGAAATTCAGTTGGATAAAGCTTATCCTAGAGTTCCTCCAATGGTTTCAGCT GATGTTCCCTATATCTTCAATTTAAAATGGTCAATGAACTCGAGACTGAAAAACTTGGTACAACAGTTTGAGAAG CATCTGGAGAAGCTTCAAGGATTCTGGTCTACCTTGGACGAAATTGACAGGTCTCTTCAGATTGTTGATTCAAAGCAAGCATCTCGTGCCATTCCAAGTCGCCAAATCCACGTAG GTTTAACTATTTGGTACTCAGGAAATGATTGCTTCATCATATTGTTCATCGATATCAATGATCCTAGATCATTACCAGA GTGTCGTTTTATGGGTTTAGGTAATACTGTGAACTCCTTGAGAAAGACATGGAAAAGAAATGTTGATAAATG GGAGAGGGACAAAGCCTTTTTAGAAAATCTTGAGTGTCTTTTGAACACCCAATTGCCAAGGCTTGCTGATGAAGAGACCAATAATCATCTAGATGAATGTGGAATCTGTTATGCTCAATATCTCCCCATTG GTGATGAGCTTGGACCTCAGACTGGAAGTGCAACTGATTACACTTGTGAGAATAACAGTTGTAGTAAGGCTTTCCACAGCATGTGCCTAGTCGACTGGTTGAGGTCGATCACGACAACAAGGCA GTCATTCAATGTTCTGTTTGGAAATTGTCCTTATTgctcagagccaattgcagtgaAAATCAATGCCACAAAGAATTAA
- the LOC107950519 gene encoding E3 ubiquitin-protein ligase FANCL isoform X3, producing MEVNQQARCRELAKSSSFYSTVYSEIEEVGWDHLVRAGGDLSFLIFRVLDMKGRVHVMEIQLDKAYPRVPPMVSADVPYIFNLKWSMNSRLKNLVQQFEKHLEKLQGFWSTLDEIDRSLQIVDSKQASRAIPSRQIHVGNDCFIILFIDINDPRSLPECRFMGLGNTVNSLRKTWKRNVDKWERDKAFLENLECLLNTQLPRLADEETNNHLDECGICYAQYLPIGDELGPQTGSATDYTCENNSCSKAFHSMCLVDWLRSITTTRQSFNVLFGNCPYCSEPIAVKINATKN from the exons Atg GAAGTTAATCAACAGGCTAGATGTAGAGAGTTGGCTAAATCGTCCTCATTTTATAGTACAGTTTACTCTGAG ATAGAAGAGGTCGGATGGGATCATTTGGTGAGGGCGGGAGGAGATCTAAGTTTCCTTATTTTTCGTGTTTT AGATATGAAGGGAAGAGTGCATGTTATGGAAATTCAGTTGGATAAAGCTTATCCTAGAGTTCCTCCAATGGTTTCAGCT GATGTTCCCTATATCTTCAATTTAAAATGGTCAATGAACTCGAGACTGAAAAACTTGGTACAACAGTTTGAGAAG CATCTGGAGAAGCTTCAAGGATTCTGGTCTACCTTGGACGAAATTGACAGGTCTCTTCAGATTGTTGATTCAAAGCAAGCATCTCGTGCCATTCCAAGTCGCCAAATCCACGTAG GAAATGATTGCTTCATCATATTGTTCATCGATATCAATGATCCTAGATCATTACCAGA GTGTCGTTTTATGGGTTTAGGTAATACTGTGAACTCCTTGAGAAAGACATGGAAAAGAAATGTTGATAAATG GGAGAGGGACAAAGCCTTTTTAGAAAATCTTGAGTGTCTTTTGAACACCCAATTGCCAAGGCTTGCTGATGAAGAGACCAATAATCATCTAGATGAATGTGGAATCTGTTATGCTCAATATCTCCCCATTG GTGATGAGCTTGGACCTCAGACTGGAAGTGCAACTGATTACACTTGTGAGAATAACAGTTGTAGTAAGGCTTTCCACAGCATGTGCCTAGTCGACTGGTTGAGGTCGATCACGACAACAAGGCA GTCATTCAATGTTCTGTTTGGAAATTGTCCTTATTgctcagagccaattgcagtgaAAATCAATGCCACAAAGAATTAA
- the LOC107950519 gene encoding E3 ubiquitin-protein ligase FANCL isoform X1 — protein MEVNQQARCRELAKSSSFYSTVYSEIEEVGWDHLVRAGGDLSFLIFRVLDMKGRVHVMEIQLDKAYPRVPPMVSADVPYIFNLKWSMNSRLKNLVQQFEKHLEKLQGFWSTLDEIDRSLQIVDSKQASRAIPSRQIHVGLTIWYSGNDCFIILFIDINDPRSLPECRFMGLGNTVNSLRKTWKRNVDKWERDKAFLENLECLLNTQLPRLADEETNNHLDECGICYAQYLPIGDELGPQTGSATDYTCENNSCSKAFHSMCLVDWLRSITTTRQSFNVLFGNCPYCSEPIAVKINATKN, from the exons Atg GAAGTTAATCAACAGGCTAGATGTAGAGAGTTGGCTAAATCGTCCTCATTTTATAGTACAGTTTACTCTGAG ATAGAAGAGGTCGGATGGGATCATTTGGTGAGGGCGGGAGGAGATCTAAGTTTCCTTATTTTTCGTGTTTT AGATATGAAGGGAAGAGTGCATGTTATGGAAATTCAGTTGGATAAAGCTTATCCTAGAGTTCCTCCAATGGTTTCAGCT GATGTTCCCTATATCTTCAATTTAAAATGGTCAATGAACTCGAGACTGAAAAACTTGGTACAACAGTTTGAGAAG CATCTGGAGAAGCTTCAAGGATTCTGGTCTACCTTGGACGAAATTGACAGGTCTCTTCAGATTGTTGATTCAAAGCAAGCATCTCGTGCCATTCCAAGTCGCCAAATCCACGTAG GTTTAACTATTTGGTACTCAGGAAATGATTGCTTCATCATATTGTTCATCGATATCAATGATCCTAGATCATTACCAGA GTGTCGTTTTATGGGTTTAGGTAATACTGTGAACTCCTTGAGAAAGACATGGAAAAGAAATGTTGATAAATG GGAGAGGGACAAAGCCTTTTTAGAAAATCTTGAGTGTCTTTTGAACACCCAATTGCCAAGGCTTGCTGATGAAGAGACCAATAATCATCTAGATGAATGTGGAATCTGTTATGCTCAATATCTCCCCATTG GTGATGAGCTTGGACCTCAGACTGGAAGTGCAACTGATTACACTTGTGAGAATAACAGTTGTAGTAAGGCTTTCCACAGCATGTGCCTAGTCGACTGGTTGAGGTCGATCACGACAACAAGGCA GTCATTCAATGTTCTGTTTGGAAATTGTCCTTATTgctcagagccaattgcagtgaAAATCAATGCCACAAAGAATTAA
- the LOC107950519 gene encoding E3 ubiquitin-protein ligase FANCL isoform X2, whose amino-acid sequence MEVNQQARCRELAKSSSFYSTVYSEIEEVGWDHLVRAGGDLSFLIFRVLDMKGRVHVMEIQLDKAYPRVPPMDVPYIFNLKWSMNSRLKNLVQQFEKHLEKLQGFWSTLDEIDRSLQIVDSKQASRAIPSRQIHVGLTIWYSGNDCFIILFIDINDPRSLPECRFMGLGNTVNSLRKTWKRNVDKWERDKAFLENLECLLNTQLPRLADEETNNHLDECGICYAQYLPIGDELGPQTGSATDYTCENNSCSKAFHSMCLVDWLRSITTTRQSFNVLFGNCPYCSEPIAVKINATKN is encoded by the exons Atg GAAGTTAATCAACAGGCTAGATGTAGAGAGTTGGCTAAATCGTCCTCATTTTATAGTACAGTTTACTCTGAG ATAGAAGAGGTCGGATGGGATCATTTGGTGAGGGCGGGAGGAGATCTAAGTTTCCTTATTTTTCGTGTTTT AGATATGAAGGGAAGAGTGCATGTTATGGAAATTCAGTTGGATAAAGCTTATCCTAGAGTTCCTCCAATG GATGTTCCCTATATCTTCAATTTAAAATGGTCAATGAACTCGAGACTGAAAAACTTGGTACAACAGTTTGAGAAG CATCTGGAGAAGCTTCAAGGATTCTGGTCTACCTTGGACGAAATTGACAGGTCTCTTCAGATTGTTGATTCAAAGCAAGCATCTCGTGCCATTCCAAGTCGCCAAATCCACGTAG GTTTAACTATTTGGTACTCAGGAAATGATTGCTTCATCATATTGTTCATCGATATCAATGATCCTAGATCATTACCAGA GTGTCGTTTTATGGGTTTAGGTAATACTGTGAACTCCTTGAGAAAGACATGGAAAAGAAATGTTGATAAATG GGAGAGGGACAAAGCCTTTTTAGAAAATCTTGAGTGTCTTTTGAACACCCAATTGCCAAGGCTTGCTGATGAAGAGACCAATAATCATCTAGATGAATGTGGAATCTGTTATGCTCAATATCTCCCCATTG GTGATGAGCTTGGACCTCAGACTGGAAGTGCAACTGATTACACTTGTGAGAATAACAGTTGTAGTAAGGCTTTCCACAGCATGTGCCTAGTCGACTGGTTGAGGTCGATCACGACAACAAGGCA GTCATTCAATGTTCTGTTTGGAAATTGTCCTTATTgctcagagccaattgcagtgaAAATCAATGCCACAAAGAATTAA
- the LOC107950519 gene encoding E3 ubiquitin-protein ligase FANCL isoform X7, giving the protein MGSFGEGGRRSKFPYFSCFDVPYIFNLKWSMNSRLKNLVQQFEKHLEKLQGFWSTLDEIDRSLQIVDSKQASRAIPSRQIHVGLTIWYSGNDCFIILFIDINDPRSLPECRFMGLGNTVNSLRKTWKRNVDKWERDKAFLENLECLLNTQLPRLADEETNNHLDECGICYAQYLPIGDELGPQTGSATDYTCENNSCSKAFHSMCLVDWLRSITTTRQSFNVLFGNCPYCSEPIAVKINATKN; this is encoded by the exons ATGGGATCATTTGGTGAGGGCGGGAGGAGATCTAAGTTTCCTTATTTTTCGTGTTTT GATGTTCCCTATATCTTCAATTTAAAATGGTCAATGAACTCGAGACTGAAAAACTTGGTACAACAGTTTGAGAAG CATCTGGAGAAGCTTCAAGGATTCTGGTCTACCTTGGACGAAATTGACAGGTCTCTTCAGATTGTTGATTCAAAGCAAGCATCTCGTGCCATTCCAAGTCGCCAAATCCACGTAG GTTTAACTATTTGGTACTCAGGAAATGATTGCTTCATCATATTGTTCATCGATATCAATGATCCTAGATCATTACCAGA GTGTCGTTTTATGGGTTTAGGTAATACTGTGAACTCCTTGAGAAAGACATGGAAAAGAAATGTTGATAAATG GGAGAGGGACAAAGCCTTTTTAGAAAATCTTGAGTGTCTTTTGAACACCCAATTGCCAAGGCTTGCTGATGAAGAGACCAATAATCATCTAGATGAATGTGGAATCTGTTATGCTCAATATCTCCCCATTG GTGATGAGCTTGGACCTCAGACTGGAAGTGCAACTGATTACACTTGTGAGAATAACAGTTGTAGTAAGGCTTTCCACAGCATGTGCCTAGTCGACTGGTTGAGGTCGATCACGACAACAAGGCA GTCATTCAATGTTCTGTTTGGAAATTGTCCTTATTgctcagagccaattgcagtgaAAATCAATGCCACAAAGAATTAA
- the LOC107950518 gene encoding probable xyloglucan endotransglucosylase/hydrolase protein 6, with the protein MTMATLSSAFLFIFSCFLACSISVSGRPATFLEDFRITWSDSHIKQIDGGRAIQLILDQNSGCGFASKRRYLFGRVSMKIKLIPGDSAGTVTAFYMNSDTDTVRDELDFEFLGNRTGQPYTVQTNIYAHGKGDKEQRVNLWFDPAADFHTYTIIWNHHHIVFYVDEVPIRVYKNNEAKNIPYPKFQPMGVYSTLWEADDWATRGGLEKIDWSKAPFLAYYKDFDIEGCPVPGPANCASNPRNWWEGTAYQALNAMEARRYRWVRMNHMIYDYCTDKSRYPVTPPECMAGI; encoded by the exons ATGACAATGGCAACTCTAAGCAGTGCTTTTCTTTTCATCTTCTCTTGTTTCCTTGCATGTTCGATCTCGGTTTCGGGACGACCCGCCACTTTCCTCGAAGATTTTAGAATCACTTGGTCCGATTCCCATATCAAGCAAATCGATGGGGGGAGGGCCATTCAACTTATTCTAGACCAAAATTCAg GCTGTGGATTTGCTTCCAAAAGACGGTATTTGTTTGGACGTGTCAGCATGAAGATCAAGCTTATCCCCGGTGACTCGGCCGGAACCGTCACCGCCTTTTAC ATGAATTCTGATACGGACACCGTAAGAGACGAGCTAGATTTCGAGTTCTTGGGAAACCGAACCGGGCAACCATACACGGTCCAAACCAACATATATGCTCATGGTAAAGGTGATAAAGAACAAAGGGTTAACCTCTGGTTTGATCCAGCTGCTGATTTCCATACATACACAATTATTTGGAACCATCATCATATTGT GTTTTATGTAGATGAAGTGCCAATAAGAGTATACAAGAACAATGAAGCAAAAAACATCCCATACCCAAAATTTCAACCTATGGGGGTATATTCAACACTATGGGAAGCTGATGATTGGGCAACAAGGGGAGGACTTGAGAAAATTGATTGGAGCAAAGCACCATTTTTGGCTTATTACAAGGATTTTGACATTGAAGGGTGTCCAGTTCCAGGGCCAGCAAATTGTGCTAGTAACCCTAGGAACTGGTGGGAAGGTACTGCTTATCAAGCTCTTAATGCCATGGAAGCTAGGAGATACAGGTGGGTTCGGATGAACCACATGATCTACGATTACTGCACCGACAAGTCTCGGTACCCGGTCACCCCACCGGAATGCATGGCAGGTATATGA